The genomic DNA TACTGCAGCAGATGCTCCAATTCCAGTAATATCTATTTTCCTTTTTCTTAATTCAAGCAGTTCTTCATATTTTCTTTTTCTTGTAGTTAAATCTTCAAGTTCTTTTTTAATTTTTTCAATTTCCTCATTATTTGTTTTGATTTTTTCTTCACTTATCCTTTTTTCTTCAAGTAACTTTTTTGTTTCTTTATCAGTTAAAGGTTTCCTTCCACCAGGAGTAATTCCTGGAGGAGCACCTGCAGGGAATTCTTCATTGTAACTGTAAAGTTGGTTATCTATTTGAGCGATTCTATTATTCAAATTCTGTATTTCGCTATTCAAAACAATTTGTTTTGCTGTTAAATCATCTACCTTTGTATTTATTTCCTGAATATTTTTTCTTGCATCTTCTCTTTCTTTTTCTCTTCTACTTATCATACTTGAAAGTGTATTCCTCAATTCTTCAATAACTTTTTCTGCCTTTAAATTACTAATAGTATCAAGAGCAACAATCCTTATTTCAAATAATTCTTCTTCATCTTTAATAATTTCAAGTAACATATCTATTACTTCTGAATTATTAATTTTTCCAGCAGCAAGTATTAAATTTCTTTTAACTTCAGGTTCTTTTTCATCTTTTATAATTGAAAGAATGTCACTTATAACTTTTTGTATTTCAGTTGCAGAATATGTAACTATTTCACCTGATGCCTTTTTTCTTATTTCTTCAGTTCCAAATTTTATTCTTTTTATTAATGTAGGGATTGGTGTTTTTGTAACTTCAGAAGATTGAGTTGTTCCAATGTTCTTTAACATTTCAGGTGGTAATTCTTGCAGTATATTTGATGGTAATCCTTCCGATGTTGTTTTTTCTTCTTTCTTTTTCTCTTCTTCTTTTCTCTTTTTTTCTTCTATTTCTTGCTGTTCCCATTTTTTAGTAATTTGAATTTCTTTTTCACTATTTTCAATGTCGTTTTTCAGTTTTATTGCATTTTTACCGTAATATGTTAAAGGTGCGGTATTTATAATTTTGTTCAATGTTTCTATCGCTTC from bacterium includes the following:
- a CDS encoding tetratricopeptide repeat protein, with product MKKNIILMFTIFTFLVYGREFTDLINEGVIYLKTEEYVKAINIFEEAKKISPENSDVYYYLGEAYYRKGESDKAITNLQKAININSQNLSYYYTLALVYLSQNKKSEAIETLNKIINTAPLTYYGKNAIKLKNDIENSEKEIQITKKWEQQEIEEKKRKEEEKKKEEKTTSEGLPSNILQELPPEMLKNIGTTQSSEVTKTPIPTLIKRIKFGTEEIRKKASGEIVTYSATEIQKVISDILSIIKDEKEPEVKRNLILAAGKINNSEVIDMLLEIIKDEEELFEIRIVALDTISNLKAEKVIEELRNTLSSMISRREKEREDARKNIQEINTKVDDLTAKQIVLNSEIQNLNNRIAQIDNQLYSYNEEFPAGAPPGITPGGRKPLTDKETKKLLEEKRISEEKIKTNNEEIEKIKKELEDLTTRKRKYEELLELRKRKIDITGIGASAAV